A section of the Prochlorococcus marinus XMU1402 genome encodes:
- a CDS encoding WD40 repeat domain-containing protein, whose amino-acid sequence MPDIESFSPRGMFHEGWTAEVNDYAIVCGWATKGKLFIVGDVAGGIFAFEGDTGKIIWKKENTHSAGLLAMSIHPEGEIFATSGQDGNIQIYNCHEGKVIKTLDLGKAWVEHLKWSNDGLFLAAASSKKVYVFNEIGEEKWVSDDHPSTVSAIKWSNNNELATACYGRVTFFDIVNNKTNQKLEWQGSLVSMELSPDGDIVACGSQDNSVHFWRRSTGMDAEMTGYPGKPSHLSFDDSGKLLATSGSERITVWSFIGDGPEGTMPGELWHHTEPISSLAFSNKGMLVASGSRDGSVVASFLKKDGNGDPVGAAFAGDLVGALSWRPDDCALAAVNAKGVVNVWKFKVRTNSF is encoded by the coding sequence ATGCCTGATATAGAATCATTTAGCCCAAGAGGCATGTTCCACGAGGGATGGACAGCTGAAGTTAATGATTATGCCATAGTTTGTGGTTGGGCTACTAAAGGAAAGTTATTCATTGTTGGGGATGTAGCAGGAGGTATTTTTGCCTTTGAAGGAGATACTGGGAAAATTATTTGGAAAAAAGAAAATACACACTCTGCTGGTCTATTAGCAATGTCCATTCATCCAGAAGGAGAGATTTTCGCAACTTCCGGTCAAGATGGAAATATTCAAATATATAATTGTCACGAAGGTAAAGTAATTAAAACTCTCGATCTTGGCAAGGCTTGGGTAGAGCATCTTAAGTGGTCAAATGATGGCTTATTTCTTGCAGCAGCTTCTTCAAAAAAAGTATATGTTTTTAATGAAATTGGTGAAGAAAAATGGGTATCAGATGATCATCCAAGCACAGTGAGTGCAATAAAATGGTCAAATAATAATGAGCTAGCTACAGCCTGCTACGGGAGAGTAACATTCTTTGACATAGTAAATAATAAAACGAATCAAAAGCTCGAGTGGCAAGGATCATTAGTCTCAATGGAATTAAGTCCTGATGGTGATATAGTCGCTTGCGGGAGTCAAGACAATTCAGTTCATTTTTGGAGAAGATCAACCGGAATGGATGCTGAAATGACAGGATACCCAGGAAAACCTAGTCACCTTTCTTTTGACGATAGTGGAAAATTACTGGCAACTAGTGGCAGTGAAAGAATTACAGTCTGGAGCTTTATAGGTGACGGTCCCGAGGGAACTATGCCGGGAGAGCTATGGCACCATACCGAACCTATTTCTAGCCTAGCCTTTTCAAATAAAGGCATGCTTGTAGCTTCCGGATCTAGAGATGGTTCTGTTGTCGCAAGTTTTCTAAAAAAAGACGGTAATGGTGACCCAGTTGGGGCTGCATTCGCAGGCGATTTAGTGGGTGCACTTTCGTGGAGACCTGATGATTGTGCACTAGCTGCAGTTAACGCAAAAGGTGTAGTAAATGTTTGGAAATTTAAAGTTCGTACTAATTCTTTTTGA
- a CDS encoding DNA gyrase: MAKYYCPYCNPKYQFQKKSSNGTLICGLCGEDLVKKPFIRLNQIIALVAASSLLLPFIYTFIFLIKNQINPPNKNYQANSTLIIIIKETLS, translated from the coding sequence ATGGCTAAATATTATTGCCCATATTGCAATCCTAAATATCAATTTCAAAAAAAATCCTCAAATGGTACTTTGATTTGTGGCTTGTGTGGAGAGGATCTTGTAAAAAAACCATTTATTAGGTTGAACCAGATAATTGCTTTAGTTGCTGCGTCATCATTACTTCTACCTTTTATATATACTTTTATTTTTTTAATTAAAAATCAAATAAACCCTCCTAATAAAAATTATCAAGCAAATAGTACTTTAATAATAATTATCAAAGAAACACTTTCATAA